One Thioclava sp. ES.031 genomic window, CGATGTCAGGGTGTTCACCCGCGTCTGTTCCTTCGACCGGCGGGCGTCGAGCGTCTTGACGCGGGCCTCGGCCTCGGTGAGGTCTGCTTCGAGCGAGGCGATCTCCTCGTCGAGAAGCGCGCCGCGCTGTTCGGAGCTCGGGGCGTCGTTATAGCCGTCGCCCAGATAGACGCCGGACTTGGCGGCATCGAGCGCGTTTTCGAGCAGCGCCACGTCTTCGCGCGCCTGCGTCACGGGGCCATTCTCCGCCGGGGCGGCAGGGGCGGTCTGCGCCACTTTCGTCGCACTCGTCTCCGAGCTTTGCGCATCGGGCTGCAGCCGGTCGAGCCGCGCGCGGGCGAATTTCAGTTTCGTCTCGATCTCGGCGATGCGATGCGCGCGATAGAGCTTGCTGCGCGCGCTATAGGCGTCGCGTTGCGTGCGTTTGGCGGCGAGGTCGCTCTTGATCCGCGCGACATTCGCCTCCGCATTCGTCACTTCCATCCGCAAATCGTTGAGACGGATCGTGTCCGAGAGGACATCGTCGACGGTGGCCAGCCGCTCGCCTTTGTCGACATGGGCGCCAAGCGGTCGTTTCGGCATCGACAGCTTGCCGGCGGTGCTGCTGCGCACCGTGACCACGGGCGCATTGACCACGGCATCCGCGCTGACGCCCGACATCTGCTCTCCGACGATCACCCAAAGAGCGCCCGCAACCAAAATAATACCGATAACAGGGCGAACAGTTTTCAACTCGGGGCTCCTCTATGTTGCTCGTTTCTGGGCGGCGGGGCCTAGATTTTAAACAACCTATAAACGTAACGTAATTGCAAGATACAACCCGGGGACCAAGGTCGAATAATTGGTTTGTGATGCGGAGCGGCCCGTGCTGGATATGGCCGTTTCCGGGCCCGAGAGGTCCGTCGATAACGCGACGGAAACGCGCGCGCTCGTGATATACTCTTCCAGTTCAGGAGGAGGATTCACCATGACCGACCCAGCCAATGCG contains:
- a CDS encoding HlyD family secretion protein gives rise to the protein MSGVSADAVVNAPVVTVRSSTAGKLSMPKRPLGAHVDKGERLATVDDVLSDTIRLNDLRMEVTNAEANVARIKSDLAAKRTQRDAYSARSKLYRAHRIAEIETKLKFARARLDRLQPDAQSSETSATKVAQTAPAAPAENGPVTQAREDVALLENALDAAKSGVYLGDGYNDAPSSEQRGALLDEEIASLEADLTEAEARVKTLDARRSKEQTRVNTLTSSQVTSPANGIYWETLQADGVTVQRGDPIMSIVDFDVSLVTASVSEGVYNGLKVGDSATFKLASRDRIYDATIARLAGSGAARVYQHLAIAPSQKHLERYDVTLLVPELKSDPDLDCPVGRTGRVFFEHRPLDFLR